The following proteins come from a genomic window of Actinomycetota bacterium:
- a CDS encoding glycoside hydrolase family 57, with product MGKLLNVAFVWHMHQPYYGNDSYTFPWVRVHAIKDYADMVAILKDYPHLHLTFNLTPCLLRQIQDHGQGDVEDVYWQMTMKRADTLTPSEKLFIVKRFCNPIWYKRISPYPRYLDLCKRIEFLTTLSPTAAIEILTQQDMLDLQIWFNLSWFDPFWIETDEKLQSLVNKGRNFKEEDKMVIAQKQKEIIKRIISLYKEARERGQVEVTTSPYYHPILPLLSNINIARLAMPQIVFPMRQFAFPEDVKEQIKMGIDCYQNHFGELPRGLWPPELAVGEDILSMVGGSDISWLISDEGILAKSLGIEISRHGIGHVNEPKVLYRAYRIERKGFSLAIVFRDRV from the coding sequence ATGGGTAAACTTCTAAATGTAGCCTTTGTTTGGCATATGCATCAGCCTTATTATGGGAATGACTCCTACACCTTCCCTTGGGTTCGAGTGCATGCTATAAAAGACTACGCCGACATGGTTGCCATCCTCAAAGATTATCCCCATCTTCACCTAACTTTCAATCTCACCCCTTGCCTTCTCAGGCAAATTCAAGACCATGGTCAGGGTGATGTCGAAGACGTGTATTGGCAAATGACCATGAAACGGGCGGATACACTCACCCCTTCCGAAAAACTCTTCATCGTCAAGCGGTTCTGCAATCCCATTTGGTATAAAAGAATCTCCCCTTATCCTCGATACCTTGACCTCTGTAAAAGGATTGAGTTTCTAACAACTTTGTCCCCCACAGCTGCCATCGAAATCCTTACCCAGCAGGATATGCTCGATCTGCAGATTTGGTTCAACTTATCCTGGTTTGATCCTTTCTGGATCGAGACCGATGAAAAATTGCAATCTTTAGTGAATAAGGGGAGGAATTTTAAAGAGGAAGACAAAATGGTCATAGCTCAAAAGCAAAAGGAGATAATTAAAAGGATCATTTCCTTGTATAAGGAAGCGCGGGAAAGAGGGCAGGTTGAGGTTACAACCTCCCCTTACTATCATCCCATCCTTCCTCTTTTGAGCAATATCAACATCGCAAGACTTGCCATGCCACAAATAGTGTTTCCCATGAGGCAATTTGCTTTTCCAGAGGATGTAAAGGAACAGATAAAGATGGGTATAGATTGCTACCAAAACCACTTTGGCGAGTTACCTCGAGGACTTTGGCCTCCGGAATTGGCTGTGGGAGAGGATATCCTTTCAATGGTGGGGGGATCCGATATATCCTGGCTGATCAGCGATGAAGGCATTTTAGCCAAATCGCTTGGGATTGAGATCTCTCGTCATGGTATAGGTCATGTAAACGAACCCAAAGTGCTTTACCGAGCCTATCGCATAGAGAGAAAAGGGTTCTCTCTCGCAATCGTATTCCGCGATCGGGTTTT
- a CDS encoding alpha-amylase/4-alpha-glucanotransferase domain-containing protein translates to MTRRISFVLGLHSHQPVGNPPSVIELAYQQAYLPFLQVLESHPKIKVTLHYSGVLLEWILQTHPELLEMLGRLIDANQIEMKTGGFYEPILPIIPDEDKVAQINKLTHFIQSHLHYSPRGMWLAERVWEPHLAKPISDAGVEYVVVDDSHFRYSGLKDEEMVGYYVTEEQGATLKLFPSSMKLRYLIPFKEPKRIIDYLHSLATDRGDRIAIIDDDGEKFGAWPGTYRTVYQEGWLENFFTLLEENSDWIDVLTFAECLDKFDPRGRIYLTTASYTELMEWALPTAMALEYERIVRELSESQSLQRYSPFLRGTFWRNFLVKYPESNNIHKKMLYVSEKVHRTNDPKALEELWRGQCNDAYWHGIFGGLYLPHLRSAIYEHLIRAEALEDERLHGSKAWAEVKLLDFDKDGLDEVLVETSRLNLYFDPAEGGTLFELDYKPKLVNLLNTLARRPEPYHERILQPQEQKEIQGSKAKTIHELIRVGKEDLRPYLHYDRYRRLSLMDHFLSPDANLSSFKECVYEEQGDFVDQPYEAQVIGSDPPVILLKRRGTIFKRSLRLSLQVQKRIEIPKERSRFTIDYEIKNPATRRSSDIWFGVEFNFSMPGGCEHAYYHIPGKKLPDNKLSSMGESSGTSTVGIRDECKKLNITLMFDKDALLWRFPIETVSQSEEGFERTYQGSVLMPSWKFILEPQESWKVRIIHEIEEARCHG, encoded by the coding sequence ATGACCAGGAGAATTAGTTTTGTTTTGGGACTACATAGCCATCAACCCGTCGGAAACCCCCCCTCGGTAATTGAACTTGCATACCAGCAAGCTTACCTTCCCTTTCTTCAGGTATTGGAGTCTCACCCCAAGATTAAGGTAACTCTGCACTATAGTGGAGTTCTCCTTGAGTGGATTTTACAGACTCATCCCGAGTTACTAGAGATGCTTGGACGATTAATCGATGCAAACCAGATTGAGATGAAAACTGGAGGTTTCTACGAACCTATTCTACCCATCATCCCAGACGAGGATAAGGTGGCACAGATCAATAAGCTAACCCATTTTATCCAGTCTCATCTCCACTATTCTCCTCGGGGTATGTGGCTTGCCGAGCGAGTTTGGGAACCCCATCTTGCAAAGCCCATTTCCGATGCAGGAGTAGAATATGTGGTGGTCGATGACTCTCATTTTAGATACTCCGGTTTGAAGGATGAGGAGATGGTGGGATACTACGTCACCGAGGAGCAAGGGGCTACCCTCAAGCTTTTTCCCTCGAGCATGAAGCTCAGATATCTCATCCCCTTTAAAGAGCCCAAGCGAATAATCGATTATTTGCATAGCCTGGCTACGGATAGAGGTGACAGAATAGCCATAATCGATGACGATGGAGAGAAGTTTGGAGCTTGGCCAGGAACCTACAGGACCGTCTACCAAGAGGGCTGGCTAGAAAATTTCTTCACTCTGCTTGAAGAAAATTCGGATTGGATCGATGTCCTTACTTTCGCTGAATGCCTTGACAAATTTGATCCCCGTGGAAGGATATACCTAACCACCGCATCCTATACAGAGTTAATGGAGTGGGCTCTCCCCACCGCCATGGCTCTGGAATATGAGAGAATTGTGAGGGAATTAAGTGAGTCGCAGAGCTTACAGCGGTATTCTCCTTTTCTAAGAGGGACGTTTTGGAGGAATTTCTTGGTAAAGTACCCCGAGAGCAATAACATACATAAAAAGATGCTTTATGTGAGCGAAAAGGTTCACCGGACCAATGACCCCAAAGCCCTGGAGGAGCTATGGCGAGGTCAGTGCAATGATGCTTATTGGCACGGCATTTTCGGCGGTCTTTATCTTCCCCACCTTAGATCCGCCATCTACGAGCATTTGATTCGTGCGGAGGCGTTGGAGGATGAGCGATTGCATGGCAGCAAAGCTTGGGCAGAGGTCAAATTACTCGATTTCGATAAGGATGGGCTAGATGAGGTGCTTGTGGAGACATCGAGGTTGAATCTATATTTTGATCCCGCGGAAGGAGGGACACTCTTTGAGCTGGACTACAAACCGAAACTAGTAAATTTATTGAATACGCTGGCCAGAAGACCAGAACCCTATCATGAAAGGATCCTCCAACCGCAGGAGCAAAAGGAAATACAAGGCTCTAAAGCGAAAACCATCCATGAGCTCATTCGGGTGGGTAAAGAGGATTTGAGACCTTATTTGCATTACGACCGGTATAGGCGTCTCTCTTTAATGGATCATTTTTTGTCTCCGGATGCGAATTTAAGCTCTTTTAAAGAATGCGTTTATGAAGAACAGGGTGATTTCGTGGATCAACCCTACGAAGCTCAAGTGATTGGCTCCGATCCCCCGGTAATTTTACTCAAACGGAGGGGAACCATATTTAAGCGATCCTTAAGGTTATCCCTTCAGGTTCAAAAGAGGATAGAGATTCCCAAAGAACGTTCCAGATTCACCATCGATTATGAGATTAAAAATCCTGCTACTCGCCGAAGCTCGGATATTTGGTTTGGAGTAGAATTTAATTTTTCCATGCCCGGAGGTTGCGAGCATGCTTATTATCACATTCCTGGAAAAAAATTGCCCGATAATAAGTTGAGTAGTATGGGAGAAAGTTCGGGAACTTCGACGGTGGGCATTCGGGATGAGTGTAAGAAGCTCAACATCACTCTCATGTTTGACAAAGACGCCCTCTTATGGAGATTTCCCATCGAGACGGTATCCCAATCCGAAGAGGGCTTTGAGAGAACTTATCAGGGCTCCGTGTTGATGCCTAGCTGGAAATTTATCCTGGAACCACAAGAAAGTTGGAAAGTTAGAATCATTCACGAGATTGAAGAGGCAAGGTGTCATGGGTAA
- a CDS encoding glycoside hydrolase family 57 protein, whose protein sequence is MANDLVVYVVVHQPQRLKLPAQPIPKGATPDDIERCVFDSKLNQFYFEKVSKTCYHPATSLFLQMVESGFKMSIGFSASFIKQALAWGPDVLEGFKNLVKHPNVELVCLEPYHSFIFFFDIEKFIDRMKWWRGYLKEIFGFEPKVTDTTEMYISNDVYFALLQAGFEGALMDGREWVLEWRDPTHLYTYVRKKLKLLPRHYDLSDDVGYRFSNRRWEGWPLKAETYAHWLKEARGDFVLIGWDMETFGEHQREDSGIFWFIGSLPRELEWRNITCLTPSEAIAKYEDKTHDLPLPEFGCTWAGSGGMEFFLGNSAQLAIFRLMQHVYNKAKLTGHERLLDIAMWLTQSDNLHTIQWFGRTGEEAEVSAYFTPRRWWELGPDRIIWEQQQVYKNVIRAMDHYL, encoded by the coding sequence ATGGCCAATGATCTGGTAGTCTACGTTGTCGTTCATCAGCCTCAAAGGTTGAAGTTGCCTGCTCAACCTATACCTAAGGGAGCTACACCCGATGATATTGAGAGATGTGTTTTCGATTCTAAGCTTAATCAATTTTACTTTGAGAAGGTTTCAAAGACATGTTACCACCCAGCTACCAGCCTGTTTCTTCAGATGGTAGAAAGTGGTTTCAAGATGTCCATCGGTTTCTCCGCTTCCTTCATCAAACAGGCCTTAGCCTGGGGACCAGATGTTTTGGAAGGTTTTAAAAATCTGGTCAAGCATCCAAATGTAGAGTTAGTCTGCCTGGAGCCCTATCATAGCTTCATTTTTTTCTTCGACATAGAAAAGTTCATTGATCGGATGAAATGGTGGAGGGGTTATCTTAAGGAGATTTTTGGATTTGAGCCCAAGGTAACCGATACCACCGAGATGTATATCTCAAATGATGTTTATTTTGCTCTTTTACAGGCGGGATTCGAAGGTGCACTAATGGACGGCAGGGAGTGGGTGCTGGAATGGCGTGATCCCACTCACCTTTACACTTATGTGAGGAAGAAACTCAAACTCCTCCCCAGGCATTATGATTTGAGCGACGATGTTGGCTATAGGTTCTCCAATCGGAGATGGGAGGGCTGGCCTCTCAAAGCTGAAACCTATGCCCACTGGCTTAAAGAGGCAAGGGGAGATTTTGTGCTCATCGGTTGGGATATGGAAACCTTCGGTGAGCATCAAAGGGAAGATTCGGGAATTTTTTGGTTTATAGGATCATTACCTCGAGAACTTGAGTGGAGGAACATCACTTGCCTTACGCCAAGTGAAGCCATAGCAAAGTATGAGGATAAGACCCACGATCTCCCTTTGCCGGAATTCGGTTGCACCTGGGCGGGAAGCGGGGGGATGGAGTTTTTCCTGGGAAACTCCGCACAATTGGCGATATTCAGGCTCATGCAGCACGTCTACAACAAAGCCAAACTCACTGGACATGAGAGGTTGCTGGACATCGCCATGTGGCTTACACAATCGGATAACCTGCACACGATTCAATGGTTTGGGCGTACTGGTGAGGAAGCCGAGGTATCGGCCTACTTCACCCCAAGACGGTGGTGGGAACTCGGTCCGGATAGAATAATTTGGGAGCAACAACAGGTATACAAGAATGTAATTCGAGCCATGGATCATTATCTATAA